DNA sequence from the Rhodospirillales bacterium genome:
TTCGAGACAGGCCAGCCCCTCATAAAACAAGATTTTTGCTTTTTCAAAATTATCCATATGGATTTCTCGCCGAAATGGAAGAGGGTATTACTATCCCGTGCTTGGCGATCGAAATGGAACATTGACCGATCCCGCTGAATGACCCAAGTCAAATGGTAGTTTAGGGCTTGCGGCTTGTGCAATGGGAGCGTGGTAGAGGTGCTGATTCGAAAAATCGCCGCCAACCCACGATCTTGCCAAGCACAGGCGCTTCCTTGCAATCAGGGCCCTACGGCACGTTGGAGCATGCAACCCGCTACTCGAACTTGTGCCGTCCGCGGTGTTGTTCCAAAAAGTACGAGAGCTCTCGAAAATGTCCTTTACGCCCCGAAACAGCCCCCCGCGCCTTTCCCGATCACGCTGGAATCATTGGATTCTTCATCTTCGTCCCTGGGCGCCATTTTTTCGCGGCTCTCCAGGAAAATCCCTAATATCGGCGCGTGTCCGACACCACGTATCATTAACTGAGGCAAGCGGCACGGAAGCGATCTCGGCGGTGCCGCGGCCGCTTCTCCGCTGGCGTTGAAAATCGAATACGGCTATCAATTATAACGCGTTATTGGAGAATCGTCCGGCTATTGCCGGGGGGAAGCCGTCGATCGATGCAGCAAAAATCCTACAATATCGAACGCGTCAATTTTTTGATCATCGAGGACAACAAGCATATGAGCGTGATGGTCAAGACGATCTTGACCGCTTTCGGCGCGCGCAACATTCTCGAAGCTTCCGACGGGGCCGACGCCTTCAAGGTCCTGAAGCATTTTCCCGCCGACATCATTATCTGCGATTGGGTCATGCAACCGCTCGACGGAATCGATTTCGTGCGCATGGTGCGTACCAGTGCCGACAGCCCGAATCCCTACGTGCCGATTATCATGTTGACCGGGTACACCGAAATGCACCGGGTGACCGAGGCGCGCGACGCCGGGGTCAACGAATTCCTGGCCAAACCGGTATCGGCCAAGAAACTTTATTCGCGGATCGTCGCGATCATCGAGCACAACCGGAATTTCATCAAGAACAAGCAATTTTTTGGGCCCGACCGGCGCCGCAAGGCGCTGGAAAGCTACCGCGGGGTCGAGCGGCGTAAAACACAAGCCGAAGTCATCGCCGCGCAGCAGATATTGAACGCGACCATCGCCGAGAAGTACGGACATTGATCGCTTGCGGCGAAGGTCCGACGGCCTTCATTCCGCCGCGTTGTCTTTTGCCGTAATCAAGG
Encoded proteins:
- a CDS encoding response regulator; amino-acid sequence: MQQKSYNIERVNFLIIEDNKHMSVMVKTILTAFGARNILEASDGADAFKVLKHFPADIIICDWVMQPLDGIDFVRMVRTSADSPNPYVPIIMLTGYTEMHRVTEARDAGVNEFLAKPVSAKKLYSRIVAIIEHNRNFIKNKQFFGPDRRRKALESYRGVERRKTQAEVIAAQQILNATIAEKYGH